A stretch of DNA from Arachis hypogaea cultivar Tifrunner chromosome 19, arahy.Tifrunner.gnm2.J5K5, whole genome shotgun sequence:
aaatattatatgcacATCATAAATTAATCATGAAATCAgttattatatacttatatatttatatatattaatttacatattttttaattaaataatcaactATTAAAATAACCAAATTTACTATGTTTACAATAGTATAATAAAACTTTTTTATGAAatgttagatatatatatatttttatatacagtaattaattagtgactaattttaaataTACATGTATCATGATTAAAATATGTATCGTATATAATCACCAAAAAATAAGTAAATTTGGACGCTATAAAAGACTGATTAAAAACTTTTATATTACAGAAATGCAAATAAATGCTGAGTAAAATTACAAAGGTCTTCAAATTTATTAAACCATTATTCCACgtaaatcaatttttaattccCTCCCGAATACACACAACACCACTTGTGAAATATTGATTCCAGTGATCGTTGCAAACATTAGTAATTAATGATACGTTATTTGAGTGTGGTAAATTTGATTTTGTAAGTCCATTTGAAATAATCTAATAGTGAAAAATTGAGTAATATACTAATATGTATAAATTCTTAGATTTAAATCTCATTCggcaaaaaaaaaagccaaaacaaTTTTGCAAAGTTAGGTAgtccaatgaaatatttgtagagTTGAAACCCATTTTGGCCCCTGAAATTTTCGACCGGCCTCAATTTTGACCCTCAAATTTATAGCTACCCAATTAACACCCTCAAATATTAGATTGTATCCCAGGTTTGTCTCTATAGCTATTTCCGTTAACGGATATCTGATATGACACGTTAAGTTAACAATGTGTGTATCCACGTGACATGGCAGAATGGATGTGTGATGAGTGATTGAGGTGGCAAAAGTTGAATGAACTCAATCTCTCCAGCAAAGTCTCGAACCTAAGCAAAGTCTCGAACCTATGAGTTCATTCAACTTTTGCCACATCATTCACTCATCACACATCCATTCTAGCAAGTTGGGTGCCACGTGGAACGTGTCATATCAGATCTCCGTTAACGGAGATAGCTACGGGGGCAAGTGTGGAGCACAATCCAATATTTAGGAGTGTTAATTGGGTAACTATAAATTTGGAGGTCGAAATTGAGGCCAGTCGAAAATTTCAGGGGCCAAAATGAGTTTCAACtcaatatttgtacaatgtgtacaatgggggtTTAGAGATGTTCGAttcaatattagagatataaccattagtgttaccttttcctatcagtttaagcttttgggatgagtggtttcatgacatgagatgtttattatcccggTACCcaaatggttattctggatagtatgagtgatgttcattttattcatattGAAATTAAACACACGCGgagggaaaaaaataaaaggaataaaatgaGAGCAAACTCGGCAAAGAGAgagaatgattttaattaatatatattatatatattttttataattcagctcaacggttaaaacaactagaACACCGGTATTTCCAGTACACTTGAAACTCTTCCTAAGTTTTATATGACATGGATAATCATAGTTTTGAAAAGCATGCATTAATACTATACATCATATCATTCATATGTATCAAAACATATGGTGGAAGTTCCTCTAATCCCATTACATCTATTTCCAATTGTTCATTATAGCAATAGTTAGTTACACATTACTACAAGGCAAGGAAGCTGTCATCTACTCAAAAGTGTTAAATACATATGGTGATTTGAGCATTGTAGGGGAAAGGTTGATGCATCTACCCTTCCCGAACCAAAAGAGGAGGGAAGCTTGTGTACCTGATCTTCAATATTCTCACCACCGAAATAGTTAGATTAAACAATAATTATTGCCTCTTGAATGTCATTTCTATTGAAATTAAAAGCATACGATTAACTAAACAACAATCTTTTGACCATAGACTTGTTGCATTGCAAACCAGGCAGCGAGATAAATTTCTATTAATGATGAAAAGGACTGCACCACGGGCATGTTGATATGGGGAAGACTAAAACAAAACTGGCAAATGCATAATAATATAGGCTGCAATATTGTGCTATGAAATTCTTCCATAAAGAGTTACTATAAATTCAATTCCCAGTTAGAGAACCCATTTATTACAAACCATGACATTTAGAGTTTGAATAACTATTTACATCCAAACaatatatgttttttttgtatataaagCTCTACAtgttaaaagtaaataacataatTAAACAGCAGAGTATATATCAAAGGGGAAAAATATTATGTAGTGGAGAACATAACTTTGGGGCTAAAATACTCACAATTAATAAACAATAAACCATTTTACTGCATTGCTAATATATTCATAAAAAACGGCCTGTATGTTTTGTGAAACAACcaccaaaaaagtaaaaaatattgaaTTGTGAAAATTATGCATATTCTAATGGGCAAAATTTCTGTATGTTTTGCGAAACAAACACCAAAGAAGTCAAAGATATTCTATGACATTGAGGGAGAAGGTACAAGCAAATTCCAGAaccaccaaaccaaaccaaaccctaGCAATGATTTGAAGAGCTCATTTTTCCATGCCCAAGGAACAAGACCAGACAAATTAATCCTTATAAAAAGTAATCAAAAGCTTCAACAAATATTTGAGGAACACAAGTCATATTGACGCATAAATTGGACCAAAGATGCAGTCTTTCATTTAATACTATTTTTAAGGCAAAACACGAAGAGAGAATAGAGATGGTGAGAGATTGTACCATATGTAACCGATGGCTACTTTTAATTTGCATGTTTTGGAGCTCCTCGGTATGGTAGATAATGCCTGGCGGATGCAATGTTTATACTTTAGGCCAAGATTTCGATGAGCATAGATTTTCAATGTCTTCAAAATAGGTCCTCTCTCTAAAAGATATGCAACAAATGCGTATTCATCTGCAGAGTCTTGATatccattaaattcaaaaatcttgAGATGTGATATAACACAATCAGGATCCTTCATTGGCAGTGTCCAACAATTAGGTTCCTCAGGTTCCACTGTGGAAAATTTCTGGCAACAATAAACAAAACTTATCAAAATATGCAAGTAATGAACATAAATAGACACAGCTAAACTAGAGAAGTGATCATACCTCCCGATTATGAAGAGTGAGAACTTGAAGCATATGGCAGTTATGAAGCAATTTTATCAGATATCCGGAGTTGAAATATGGAATTTGAAGCTCTAGATTATGTAAACGGGAAAATTCTGGCAACTCAAAAGCAGGAGCACGAAGCAAGCACTGTGtgtagaagataagaagataataaACACAACACATAACTAAAATTCACCAAAAACTGGAATAAGTACATCGAGTAATCCGTTTAATGGACAACAGAATTACAATAAGAATATTACCTTCATAGTGGAAAGTCTCAAGTCCAACAGTTTAGTTTGGCGGAGTGCCTTGAGAAGCTGAAGCACCCAACCAACCAGCTCTTGGTCTTGATCAATATCAAGATGAGCTTCCACCATGTTGGGATAATCGCTAATTGAAACCTGCAGGCATCTTGCCCATAATTTGATACTTAGGTATTCGAGTAACGGGGTGTCTATCACAAGATCCTCAATATCATTAATATCTTCTCCGAATATATCTTGCATTAAGGTTAACCGCTTCAAGGAATCAGGCATGTGGATTTCAGGAGGTTGGCTCGCATTAAGTGGGAACGATTCCTGTAAAATGAGCTCGAGATTTTCAAGAGCCGGGCAACCAAGTAAAACAAAGTCTGGGTCCACATAGTTGAGATCCAACTCTAGGTTCTTGAGGGATGGCAAATCAACAATCCATCGTAAACAGTCAAAAACACATGGCCTTTCAAAACAAGAGACTCGAGTGATGCACTGGTTAATACCTCTTCAGGCAATTGATACGTTGATTTCCAAACTCATTGAAAGGGGAATAGTTCTTGGAGGTGGGGTCCAACAACAGTATGAATCCATGTTTTGATGGTTTTCTTTTCACCTCTAGGTATAACACAAGCGAGGCGAAGCTTCTTGACATGGGGAGCCTTGCCTTGAGCGAAAACTGCATTGACGAAAGCAATGAATCGATGTGTCCCACCAGGCAGATAATAAGGATTCTCTTCACTATTGTTTAAGTCCAACACTAGAAGATCCTTCCAGAGCGAGGATGCTGGTGGCCATGGCACATCTTGTTGGGAGGAACAAGAGAATGTGGCAAAGCAGGGAATCCGGTAAGCTACTGATTAGGTCTATTTTGGGGGTTCCTGTTCTTGTTGATTCCtcctcttctacttttctttgctTCCCTTTCGGCATTGTCAATTTTGACGACACTACTGAAAATGTAAATGAAGGAATCAATGAACCGATTGAGCTGGATTTGTTTGGGATTGAAAACCTTTTCATGCACAGCATAAGTCTAACATTGTGTACATATAAGTAAATGTGTGAATGGTAATCAATCTACGTGAATCAATGTACATGAACCGAACATGCAAAATTAAGTGGATAAATAAAGaaacaaattcaaaatcaacATCTCAAATACAAAAGATAGAACCTGCATATCATGCCGTGTGGGTTGAGTCTTGCTACTTGCTCGGTCATGCAGCTACTCACGAGTTACAACAGTGTATAATTCTTACTTTCTCAGTAGGATTTAGCATTTCTTTGGGCCTTTGGGCCCTCTTTTATATGATTCTACGATTGTAttcattagtttttttatttttttatctaattgtaTTCGTAAGTTATATATTATCTTTGTCACTttatatatatcacttttttaggaaccaaaaatatatatcactttttttttaacaatttatatatttttaatatcatttagttgtaataacattattaaaaattatgattcatgaaaaataaaattaaaaaattaaatattatttttaattatcaaaacattAATAATATTCATTCTTGTATGTTATCTAATAGATTTATCATTGtactataatatttaaatataaattaaaaaataaaaaaaataactatttaaaaaattaaaataaaaaataattatacaaaatcaaatgaataaactttaattgattttttattatttattataatatattaaaagaaaGCACAAGATAATTTCACAATCATTTTTAGACATTTGATTTTACTCTATATTATCACATAAGATTTTTTTTCCTAGGTGTCATAAACTTCTATTTTTGCATTATGTCATAGGTTTGTTATGGTACTTTTATCTCCTCGTAATaacttatctttttataatattataggaTTTTCTTTAAGctttaacttttcatattcttTTACCCTTTATTTTTATGTAGGTTACACTATTGTTTTTAATGTTAATGTTAATTCTTTTTAacatgtaaaaatttaattaaaatataattcctTCTCTTCTCATTTCATACCCATCACTCattcttatatttattatataaatcagCATTTACTTTAcacattttttttatctcttctcACATAATTTCATAccactttctctttctccttctccattCTTGCTAATTTTTTACACAACTAGAATTTAGTTgatgacaataatttttttaaaatttgctaAACGTATGTATTATGTGattgtattcattaatttttctatttttttgtgtaGTTGTATTTATAAGTTATATAGTGTATTTGTCGTCTatatatcacttctttttctttcaacaatttatatttttttaatattatttagttgtaacaatattattaaaaatacatgTTGTCATGATTCatgcaaaataaaattaaaaaattaaatgtcgtttttaattatcaaaacattAATAATATCTATACTTATATTTTAACTAACATCACTTGACCATagtatttaaatatcacataacaaaaataaacaaaaataactatttaaaaataatatatatatatatatatatatatatatatatatatatatataattaagagaataaattttaattgaatatttttattatttataatataattttactttttataattattaaattttaaattaatttttttattttaaattatcatttatcatcaaccgttataaaatttaaattaattttgatatattgctAGACAAAATTTTAAACGtcttaatcaattaaatttaattcattattattcaattaaattataaaataaccatTAAACACAATTATCCATattaaaaaggttttttttttttgtatatttttgtattgaataataatattattgaatcATATAAAttgacaaattaaataaatatatcatacaataaattttacaaattaacttctaaatttatattatataaataatataaataatttatctcTATGCATGATGTGAGTCTTAATCTAGTTAGATCATATTCACGAGTTTGTAACTTTCCTTGTAATTTGATCTAACTACCACCCATTCGGGATCAAATTTTCAGGTTGATCGAAATCTGAATTTATCATCACCCCTACtcgaaactatttttttattcatccttttaattcttatttctaAATAAAGTTCCATTttttgttatcttcttttctaaataaagcaTCTTCTCACGCAGTGTTATTGGTTGTTTTAGATACAAAATATCATTTGTGCAATTgtgctgttttcttttttttttttttttcggcttCTGGTTTTTGGTCCCTAATAGTGTACTAGGATAAAGCAAGAAATGTACAAAGAATCAAGATTGTAGAGTCTATAACATTGTACTAAACTATCCTCTCAAATGAagtacatataaaaatatattgctCATAAATGTGTGTTCTTTCTAGAAAACAAAAGTCAAAGTCCCCACCCCACACTATCACTATAACTATCTCCAAAAGGTAGAAGAAAAAGGAATGAGTAACCCACACTCAACATCAGTAGGATCAAAGAACATTGAAGAAAcggccataaactgtaaatatgTACTAAGTTGAGGGGGTATCCTATTAAAACCTTAGATTAAGAGTAAACATAGACATCATGACACGCAGAAACTACGAACTGTAGAAAGGACAAGACTAATTCTTGTCCCAGCTCTTCAGCTTAATGTCAATtatccacttttgcatgcttgaGAGAGACCATGCAAGCCTGAAAAAATTAGTGAAATGAAAGCCAGCATTTAAACTAATACTTACCTGAACTACTGGCTTTCTCCTCTTACTTCATTGCACAAGGTCTCAATCTCCTGCCATATATGGAGGAACAAGTGAACTCATAAAAGACAAAAGACAGAGAGACAAGTATAGAAATcacaaattaaactaaaaaacatGCCTTATGATTGGTTTTTGCACAGCATCCGAGTCGATGCTTCCTTTAGAATTAAGAACCATCCCTGGCATTTGATTTGGCTTCACAATAAAGCCcccaaaaagaaaaacacaaaatacaaGTAAATTGGTCAGTGCTCAATGTAGTCCATCATATGAAATACAGAAATAGGAAGTTCACGACATCTAAGTAATAGTGGTAACATAGAAAGCAGTTGATGAATGCACTAGCACATTAATTCTTAAAACTAAGATGGCACAACAACTAATTATAGTAATATCAAAAAACTAAGAGCTGATCAAATGATTGGACTAATGAGAAATGGATAAAGCTATATAAGGAATTGAAAGCCAAAACCTCCAACTGTTGTTGTAGCTCGTTTTGTAATACTTCATTTCCTCTAGGCACTTCATTTTCCACTAGTGAGACAGAATGTATCCCACACACCGTATCATGAAACCTGCCACTGATCGTCCCGTCAACACCCTTGTGATCTTCAACTGAAACTGCTATTTGTGTAGACCCAACATCTTCACAGGAACCACCATCACTTGTAAGAGAGGTAACCACACTAGAATTTGAGGCACACTCAGTGTCAGATTCAGGAGACTTTGTCCTCTCAATCATATCATGGCCACTATTGTGCATCTCAGCAGTTAAACCACTAAAACCCATGCTCAACCTGCTTCTAGCGAAGCTATCCATCGGAACACTAAATTGTTTTTTCACTGCAATATCCTGTTTCACACCCACCTTATC
This window harbors:
- the LOC112779481 gene encoding F-box/FBD/LRR-repeat protein At4g26340 isoform X2, whose translation is MPDSLKRLTLMQDIFGEDINDIEDLVIDTPLLEYLSIKLWARCLQVSISDYPNMVEAHLDIDQDQELVGWVLQLLKALRQTKLLDLRLSTMKCLLRAPAFELPEFSRLHNLELQIPYFNSGYLIKLLHNCHMLQVLTLHNREKFSTVEPEEPNCWTLPMKDPDCVISHLKIFEFNGYQDSADEYAFVAYLLERGPILKTLKIYAHRNLGLKYKHCIRQALSTIPRSSKTCKLKVAIGYIWYTSFPPLLVREG
- the LOC112779481 gene encoding F-box/FBD/LRR-repeat protein At4g26340 isoform X3, which codes for MPDSLKRLTLMQDIFGEDINDIEDLVIDTPLLEYLSIKLWARCLQVSISDYPNMVEAHLDIDQDQELVGWVLQLLKALRQTKLLDLRLSTMKCLLRAPAFELPEFSRLHNLELQIPYFNSGYLIKLLHNCHMLQVLTLHNREKFSTVEPEEPNCWTLPMKDPDCVISHLKIFEFNGYQDSADEYAFVAYLLERGPILKTLKIYAHRNLGLKYKHCIRQALSTIPRSSKTCKLKVAIGYI
- the LOC112779481 gene encoding F-box/FBD/LRR-repeat protein At4g26340 isoform X1, producing the protein MPDSLKRLTLMQDIFGEDINDIEDLVIDTPLLEYLSIKLWARCLQVSISDYPNMVEAHLDIDQDQELVGWVLQLLKALRQTKLLDLRLSTMKCLLRAPAFELPEFSRLHNLELQIPYFNSGYLIKLLHNCHMLQVLTLHNREKFSTVEPEEPNCWTLPMKDPDCVISHLKIFEFNGYQDSADEYAFVAYLLERGPILKTLKIYAHRNLGLKYKHCIRQALSTIPRSSKTCKLKVAIGYIWYNLSPSLFSLRVLP